The genomic window GCGGAAAGTACAGATCGGGACGTAATCCGAGAACTCCCCCGGGTGGGCTGCGAAAACGGCCAATCGTAGCGCTGGTATCTAATCCTGAACCAAGCGTGATATATACCTCGAATTGGGTCAGCTGAAGGACAAAGCTCGAAAACCCTCGGCATTCCTGGAATAATTGAGGTGTTTACACGTCCTCACTATTCCAGCAATGGAGGGCTTTCGAGTGAAGACCACTGTCCGCGAGAAGCTGCGGCGGAGCAAGAGGAGACTCGAGAGACGGCTGGAGAATCGTCCCGGGGAGGAACGCGAGTCCCCCATGTTCACGGCCACCGACGTCCACTACGAGCTCTCCTCCCGAGCCCGCGGCATCGCCTGCGGCGGCGTCGGCGCCCTGATGATGGTCGCCCGCGCCTCCGGCCTGATCGGCGACATCGACTCCCGACTCAAGCTCCTGAGGCGGCACCTCCCCTATCACGAGTCCGACCACGTCCTCAACGTCGCCCTGAACATCGCCGCCGGCGGCAGCCGCATCGAGCACATCGAGCTGCGACGCAACGACGAGGCCTTCCTCGACGCCCTCGGCGCCGGGCGGATCCCCGACCCCACCACCGAGGGCGACTTCTGCCGCCGCTTCGAGGGGCCCGACGTCCTGGACCTCATGGACGCCTTCAACGCGGCCCGGCTCCGCGTCTGGCGGCAGCAGCCCGCCGGCTTCTTCGAGCGGGCGATCATCGACGTCGACGGCACCCTCGTCGGCACCGGCGCCGAGTGCAAGGCGGGCATCGACATCGCCTACGACGGCACCTGGGGCTATCACCCGCTGGTCGTCTCGCTGGCCAACACCTCCGAGCCGCCGTTCCTGGCCGACCGCCCCGGCAACCGGCCGTCGCACGACGAGGCGTGGGTCTACGAGGAGAAGGCCATCGCGCTGTGCCGCCGAGCCGGCTTCCGCGAGGTCCTGCTGCGCGGCGACACCGACTTCTCGCAGACGAGGCGGCTGGATCGCTGGGACGACGCCGGCCACGTCCGCTTCATCTTCGGCCTCGACGCGATGCCCAACCTGGTCGCCCTGGCCGAGGCCCTGCCCGAGGGCGCCTACGGCTACCTGGAGCGGCCCGAGCCGCCCATCGGGACCGTGCCCCGCGAGCGGCCCGAGCGGCACAAGGCGAAGGTCGTCGAGGCCCGCGAATTCGAGACGATCGGGACGCTCGAGGAGATGGTCGCGGAGTTCGACTATCGGCCCACGGCCTGCGACCGCGCGTATCGGGTCGTGGTGCTCCGCAAGCGGCTGGCGAGGGACAAGGGCCAGATGCGCCTGTTCGAGGAGTACCGATACTTCTTCTTCATCACCAACGACCGCGAGCGGCCCGCCGAGGCGGTCGTCCTGGATGCGAACCGGCGGTGCAATCAGGAGAACCTGGTCGCGCAGCTGAAGGGCGGGGTGCACGCGCTGGCGACGCCGGTGGACGACCTGGTGAGCAACTGGGCGTACATGGTGATGGCGAGCCTGGCCTGGAGCCTGAAGGCGTGGTCGGCGCTGCTGCTGCCGATCTCGCCGCGGCACGCCGAGCGTCACGAGGCCCAGAAGCGGGCCCTGCTGGCGATGGAGTTCCGGACGTTCCGAGCGGCGATGATCGAGATGCCCTGCCAGATCATCCGAGGTGGCAGGAGGTTGATCTACCGGATCCTGTCGTGGAACCCGTAGCGCGGCGCCTTCCTGAGGCTGGTGGAGCGGCTCCGCGGCGCCCGGCTGACCTGAGCGAGGGCGAGACGAAGCCGGGGTCCGGATGCCCCGGTCCATATGGGCATCTTGACGCGAGAGCGGGGTGGGGCGTGAAACGAATGGATGAACGGGTCGGCCAGCCGGGGCGACGCCCCGGCCCGGTCAGGGCTGCGCGCCCGCGGCGGCCCCGCGACTACAGGATTTCGACCTGTATATCACGCTTGTTTTAGGTCTAATAGCGGGACACGGTCCCCCGCAGCCCTCAGGGCAAGGATCGCGGGTCATCCGAGTTGAAGGATGCGGGATTCGCGTTTTCCCTCGTGTCCCCTGGAACCGAGATTACCCCTCGCGTGGATCCTTTCTCGGTGGCGTCTCGCGCCCTCGGCGGACGGTCGCTTCACGACTTCCTTGGCAATTCGGTTTACGATGCGGCGAGGAGAATGCCGTCCGGTGCCGTCGGACGCTCCGGCCGGGAAATTCGGCCCACAACCGGGGGTGGCGAAGGGGGATGGTCCCACATCATAACCTGTCGCCTTGACAGTGTTTGGGGTCATGCGGCGGTGGCCCTGGCGATGAGACGGGCGCGGGCCTTCCGAGCGGCGACGGCCTTGGCCTCGGCCAGGGCGATGGCGAAGTCGTCCTCGATCAGCGCCCAGAAGTCGTAGGTCGGCAGCACCAGGCCCAGGTGCTCGTAGGGGCACTCCCCCTTGCGCTTGCCGCCGCGGAAGCGGCGCGTATTCCAGTACAGCCGCTTCAGGTCCAGCATCCCCGGGGTGATCGTCCGGTGCCGCGACTGGTGCATCCTCAGCACGCTGTTCATGCACTCCACCGAACTGCTGGCCCGTACCACGCCGCGGAGGATCGCCGACACCGCCGCGTACCACTTCGCCCAGTCGTCGTCCAGCTTCGAGCAGTACACCCGCTGCACCAGGTGCGCCACGTGCCCCGCCCCGGCGGCGGGGCCGGTGCCCCGCGGCCGCCGGCGCCGCAGCCACCACAGCCTGACCAGCGCCTCGCGCAGCCCCGCGGCGATCGGCAGGGCCTCCAGGTCCGCGTGCAGCCGGTCCAGGAACGTGAAGCTCGTCGGGCCCTCCAGGTGGTTGGCCACCCCGTCCCACTCCTTGCCGGCCAGCTCGGGCAGGTGCTCGGCCACCCGCGCCTCGGCCCACGCCCGGTCGTTGAGCCGGCCGTCGGGCCGGAAGACCTCCAGGGCCTCGGACAGCAACCCCCAGGTCGCCTCCATCGCCTCGGCGCGGCCGATGGCCGCCTCGACCTTCCGCCAGGCGGACTTGGCCTCCCCGGCGGCCGCCTGCGCGGGGACGCCCCGCCGCCTGGCCTTCTCCACCTTGCGGTCGGCGGCCTCGTAGGCCTCGGCGGCCCGCCGCTCGCGGTGCCGCGCCGGGCCCAGGGCCTCGCGGGCGCGATGCACGGTGTGGAACACGTCGAGGGTCGAGTCCAGCGCCGCCCCGCCCCCGGCGGCGCGGAGCTCGCGGACCGTCGCGATGCCCGCCTGCAGGGCCCTGCCGGCGTCGGCGACGACGTGCCGCAGGGCGGGGAACTCCCCCAGGGCCTCGGCCCAGGTCCGGCCGTCGAGGCGGCCGGGCCTGCGGCCCAGGAACCACGTCATGCTGGCCGGCTCGACGGCCACCAGCACGGGGCGGCCGCGGAAGAAGATCTCGTCGAGGCAGCCGGCGAGGATCAGGGGCCGGCAGAGGGCGTCGAGCCGGGCCAGGGCCGCGCCGGCGGCGACGCCGGCGGCGGCCGCCCAGCGGCCGAGGGCCGACCGCGAGGGGGCCGCGGCCTCGCCGAGGAAGAAGGCCAGGACCTCGCGGGTGTGGGCCAGGCTCAGCCCCATGCCGGCGGCCACGGCGGCGAACTCCCGCCGCTTCCCGAGCGGGACCTCGATGGCCCGGTCGAGGCGGCCGCGGAGGTCGGCGACCTCGCGGCGGAGGCGGCCGAGCTCCTCGCGGAGCCGCCGCGGGTCGCCGCCGCGGGGGTCGAGGCGGCGGACGGCGCCGAGGACCTTGCGGGCATGATCGTAGGCGGCCTGGCGGCTGCAGCCGACGAGCCGGGCCTGCCGCGAGACGGCGCCATAGGCCCCGGCGAGGCAGGCGGCGGCATTGGCGATCGAGGCGACGACGGATATGGTACTCATGGGGGCGGCTCCGCTGTGCGTGGTCTGTGGTGATTCCCACACTGCGGGCCGCCCCCCGCCCTCATCAAGCCCCCCTCGCCGCCACGCCCGCAAACCCGCGCCAACTGTCAACCCCTCCCCACGCTCAAATCAGCCCTCTCGGGACGATGCCGGCGGATCCATTTTTTTTCGTCGCAAGCCTCATCCCTCAAAAAGGAAGCGGCGATAACGCCGCGACAGGCGGCGCGACAATTGGACCCACGAATTGGGCGGGCCTTGCCGCCGATCGAAGCGTTGGGACGGCCGCCTTGGCGATCCCGGGATACCGCCCCCCCACCGCAGCGACGAGTCCCACGGAGCATCTCGCCCGCACCGGCCGTGGGGAGTAGCGGTCAATTTCGACGGGACGCGAGGACGG from Aquisphaera giovannonii includes these protein-coding regions:
- a CDS encoding IS1380 family transposase; this encodes MKTTVREKLRRSKRRLERRLENRPGEERESPMFTATDVHYELSSRARGIACGGVGALMMVARASGLIGDIDSRLKLLRRHLPYHESDHVLNVALNIAAGGSRIEHIELRRNDEAFLDALGAGRIPDPTTEGDFCRRFEGPDVLDLMDAFNAARLRVWRQQPAGFFERAIIDVDGTLVGTGAECKAGIDIAYDGTWGYHPLVVSLANTSEPPFLADRPGNRPSHDEAWVYEEKAIALCRRAGFREVLLRGDTDFSQTRRLDRWDDAGHVRFIFGLDAMPNLVALAEALPEGAYGYLERPEPPIGTVPRERPERHKAKVVEAREFETIGTLEEMVAEFDYRPTACDRAYRVVVLRKRLARDKGQMRLFEEYRYFFFITNDRERPAEAVVLDANRRCNQENLVAQLKGGVHALATPVDDLVSNWAYMVMASLAWSLKAWSALLLPISPRHAERHEAQKRALLAMEFRTFRAAMIEMPCQIIRGGRRLIYRILSWNP